A window from Nitrospirota bacterium encodes these proteins:
- the dksA gene encoding RNA polymerase-binding protein DksA: MTAAKNRTDKYEEIRQDLENQRTVLLSEAGVLIGEGLNPDKINFPDVTDQASAEVDKNFAIRLRERERKLLKKIDEALERIEKGTFGICDGCGEEIGYNRIKARPVTTYCIECKTQQEEDEKLRE; the protein is encoded by the coding sequence ATGACAGCGGCGAAAAATAGAACTGATAAATATGAGGAGATCAGACAGGATTTGGAGAACCAAAGGACTGTCCTGTTATCTGAGGCAGGTGTCCTTATAGGGGAGGGACTAAACCCTGACAAGATAAATTTCCCTGATGTAACAGATCAAGCCTCTGCAGAAGTAGATAAGAATTTTGCGATCCGGCTCAGGGAGAGGGAACGCAAGCTGCTGAAAAAGATAGACGAGGCCCTTGAGCGTATAGAAAAAGGGACATTTGGCATTTGTGACGGTTGCGGCGAAGAGATCGGTTACAATCGTATCAAGGCGAGGCCGGTTACGACATATTGTATTGAATGTAAGACACAACAGGAAGAAGACGAAAAACTGAGAGAGTAA